Genomic segment of Caproiciproducens sp. NJN-50:
GGGCATACCCGTCCCCGGCCGCCCGGACAAGACCCCGGGCGGCGGACTGTATGTCAGCCTGTTCCGTCATTTTGATGACAGCTTTTCGATCTGCTTCCGAATCAGTTCGGCGCGTGCCCTCAGTTCCGTGTCGTCGAAATTGTCCGGATTGCCATTCATATCGAACATCCCGCCCCAGCAGAATTCCCCTTTCCTTTTGGGGACGACGTGGCAATGCAGATGGGGGACGCCGTCTCCGAAAATGCCGTAGTTGATCTTATCCGCATGGAACAGTTCGCAGACGGCCTGGGAAACGACGGCAACGTCGTCCGTAAAATCGTGCCGCTGTTCCGGCGTCAGCTGAAACAGCTCCGTCTTGTGGTCCTGATAGACGACTGCGCACCTGCCGGGAAAATTCTGGTTCCGGACCAGGTAAACGGTCGAAACCTTCAGGTTACAGACCGGCATCATCAGGTCGTTCAGCTTTTGGCCCCTTTCACAATAAAAACAATCCATAAGCAGCTCCTTTCAGAAATCATGTGTTTGCTTCGGCCGGTTTCTTGTTCTTTTCCTTTATTTGCTTGGTGATTGCACTGACCAGAGTAAAGACGGCAAGCAGAATCAGAATGAGAGAAATTGGTTTGGTGAAAAAGATGCCGTAGCCTCCCAGCGGGATCGCGCGGCGGAAGTTCGACTCCGCCATCTCGCCCAACAGCAGTCCCAGAATGATGGGGCCGAGCGGCACGTCCATTTTCCGGAACAGAAATCCGGCCAGTCCGCTGACAGCCATGATGAACAGATCGGTATAGGAAGAATTCATGGCGTACGCGCCGATCGCGCAGAGTATAATCACCGTGATCCAAATAATCTCGTTCGGGATGTTCAGCAGCGCGGTGCTGTATTTCGCGGTGACAAGACCGACGACCAGGATGACGACATAGGCCAGCATCATCAGCGCCATAAAGGTCAGAACGAACTGCCTGTTGTCGGTAAACAGGGTGGGGCCGGGGTTCATGCCGTACATCATCAGAGAGCCGAGCAGGACCGCGGTAATGGATTCACCGGGGACGCCGAGCGTCATCATGGTGACCAGAGCGCCGCCCATGCAGGCGTTGTTTGCAAGACACGAAGCGGCTACGCCCTCAATGGAACCGTGCCCGAACTCTTCCGGATGCTTCGAGATTTTTCTCGACTGATCCCAGCCGATGATGCCCGCGATGTCGCCGCCCGTCCCGGGAATGGCCCCGACAATCACGGAAATCACTGTCGTGATGATGACGGCACCGGGAATGCAGCGCTTAAACTCCTGCCAGGTGGGCACTACCCGCCCCATGGATTTCAGCTTCTCCACCTTTTCACGGTGCTCGCCGTTATAGATCTGCGACAGCACCTCGCCGAGGCCGAACAGGCCGATCATGACCGGAATAAAGGAAATGCCGTCCATCAGGTCGACGAGTCCCATGGTGAACCTTGGAGTGGCGAACATGGGGTCGGAGCCGATCGTGCCGATCAGCATGCCGAGCAGCCCCGTCATTACGCCCTTCAAAATCGACTGCTGTGAAACGCTGACCATCATGGTCAGGCCGAACAAGGCCAGCGCGAAGAATTCCGCCGGACCGAACTGAAGGGCAAAGTGCGCCAGCGGAAAGGCGACGAAAATCAAAATCAGAGTTCCAAGCCAGCCGCCGATGCAGGAGAAAATCGTATTCAGGCCCAGGGCTAACCCCGGCTTGCCCTGCTGCGTCATGGAGTAGCCGTCAAAAGTAGTCGCGATGGAGGCCGGCGTTCCCGGAGTATTGATCAAGACCGCGGAAATGCCGCCGGAAAAGATGCCGGAGTTAAACACGCCGATCAGCATGGCAAAGCCCTGGTCCGCGGGCAGCCAGAAGGTCAGAGGGGTAAGCAGCGCCACCCCCATTGTTGCGGAAAGTCCGGGCAAAACGCCTATGATGTACCCCGCGACGGTTCCGATGATCAGGTATAAAAGGACCATAGGCTGAAAGCAGGAGATAATCGCGTTAATCCAATCCATAGTCTCTGTCCTTTCGTCAGTTCAGGATGATTTTAAATACACTTGCAAACAGGTAGAACAGCCCGACAGAAAGAATCGTGGAATAAATTACTGCGAACTTTTTACCGATTTTCAGCAGCCAGCACATTCCGAGGAGGAAAATCTCGGTGATGATAATGAAATGAACATATTTCCACAGCATGACGTAAACGCCGAACATCAGCACCGTTCCCCAGAACTTTTTCAGGTTTTCCCGATCCGAATTGACGGCAAAATAATTTTTGGGATGTACGGCCGATATTACGATCAGGGCGGCCGCCATGCAGCCGATAATCACAGCGAGCATTCTGGGGAAAAATCCGGCGTCCATACGGCCGGCGACGGCGGCCGTTTCCAATTGCGTTCCCATGATGAAAAACCAGACGCAGATCCCGAGGATGAAGGTCCCGAACAGGATGTCTGCGCTAAAAACCTTTTTGAGCGATTTCATATGTTTGCCCCTTCCTGAAACGGAACGACCTTACTTAATCCCGAGTTTTGGAATCATCTCTTCATATGTCTTGAAGTTTCCATCAACGAATTCCGTGAATTCATCGGCACTGCGGTATTTTACGGTCAGCCCTCTCTCCTTGGCGAATTTTGTGTAAGGCTGAGCTTCCACGCCGGCCTTCACTGCGGTTTCCAGCGCTGATTTTATATCCGCCGGCAGTCCTTTGGGCGCGTAAAAGCCAACCCAGGTGGTGTATGTAACGTCAAAGCCTTGTTCCTTCGCGGTCGGGATGTCAGGATATGCCGTGCTGCGTTCATCGCCCAGAATTGCGAGAACCTTCAGATCTCCGGAGGTAACACCGGCGGACGCCGCCATGACGCCAATCACCGCCACATCCGCATGTCTGCCCATGACCGCTGTCAGCGCCGGGCCCGAGCCGTCATAGGGAGTGTAGGAAAACTGGATGCCCGCTTTTTGAGCAAAGACCTCGGAGCCGACATGCATGGTGGAGCCGGCGCCGGAAGTCGCATCGACAACCTTTCCGGGATTTGCTTTGCAGTATTCGACAAATTCTTTCAGTGTTTTGTAGGGTGCTTTTCCGGAAACAATAATTGCCGACGGCGTCTCGCAGGCCCCGCCCAGGAAATCCATGTCGGAAGGCTGAACGTCGGACAGCCCCAGTGCGTGTACCATGGAAATTTCAGCCGGGCAGATTCCGATGGTGTATCCGTCGGCCTTTTGGGTTCGTACATACTGGAAAGCCACGGCGCCGGACGCGCCGGTTTTGTTGGAGCAGACGACAGGAACGCCAAGTTTTTGTTCCATTGTCTGTGCAATCAGCCTTCCGGTCGAATCGGATTCGCCTCCGGCCGCCGCCTGAATGATCAGATTGATCTGCTTGGATGGGTAATTTCCTTTGGATGCCGGTGCGTTGGAAGAAGCATTGCCGGCCGAAGTTGAGGACCCTCCAGCGGAACTGCATGCAGAAAGCGCAACCATGCCGGCTGCCAAAAGAACGGTCAAAAATCTTTTCATAAACATCCTCCGAATCTGATAATAAAATTTAATTAAGAGCGAAATGCCCATAATTATTGAGATGTGGGTTGGGCCGGTCACGGCCCCGGTGTACTGCTGCGACAAAATAGAACCGGTTATAGTCCTGTTGAAAAACTGATTAAATTCCAGGATAAAAAAATAGACATATTTTATTGATCATTACAAACTATTTAGACAGGTTCTAGACCGGTATAATCATTATAGACATCTTGGCTTAAGTTTGTCAATTAGGACATTATTATGAAACTATACGAATAATTCTGTTGAAATTGAACATTTATCAATTCGGATGAGAAGATTTCCTTTCTGTTTGTTGCGAACCGGCCGGAAGATATAGTATACTATACATATTCTAAACATGTAGTACATTCAAAATAGAGAATGATAAAGAAAGGGATTTGTTCCGTATGGAAAAGGGCGAGCCAGTTTCAACCAGCCAGCCGTTATACCTGCAAATATACACCATTCTGAAAAAAAGGATTTTCGATGAAAATTATGGGGAAGGGGCATTCCTGCCATCAGAGCGGGAGTTAAGCGAAGAATTCCAGGTGGAGCGCGCTACGGTACGCCGCTCCCTGAAGTTGCTGTCCGACGAAAATCTGATTCGGAAGATCCCGGGGACCGGGAGCAAGATCCTTTTCCCTTCCCCAAACAGCTCTTTACCGAAAACGATAGATACAGACTGGATTTCCTTTGTGCTGCCGGGCAACAGCGTGACAAAAATCAGCGAACCGTTTATGGCTCTTCTCTTTAACGACTTGGAGACTGAATGCCGTAAACTGGGGTATTCTCTTTTTTACACCAATGCCACCAGTTACGAAAACCTTCCTGCGCTGATTCGCGAACATGGCGTTAAAACGGTGATTTGGGTGAGTGACGTTGAAAGAAGCATTCTGGACCTTGCTTACAAAAACAAGATCAATTCCATTGTTTTCGGAAATGAGTATAAACATTTTCCCTCGATTGCCGTCGACTATTTCGGAGGCAGCCAGATCGCACTCCGCCATCTCATTGAAAACGGACATCAAAAAATTGCTTTGATTAACGGAATTCCCAATTACTACACAGCCAGGATGAGGCTGGACGGCTACTATACCGCCATGTTAAGAAACAAACAGCCCATTGTCCAGGACTATGTCGTGAACGGCGACTGGGGATTTGAAAGCGGATATAGCTGCATGAGAAGGCTTTTGGCTTTGTCTGCGCCGCCCACCGCAGTGTTTGCCGCGAACGACATGATGGGTTTAGGTGCATTGAAAGCGGCGACCGACCTGGGCTTGTCTGTTCCCGAAGATGTTTCGATCATCGGTGGCGACAATATCAAGCAGTCCCAGTACTCTTCTCCCACTCTTACGACTGTGGGCCCAAGTATTCCTCAGCTTGCGGCCTTGCTTGCCCAGTATGCCGTAGCTTCCGAACAGAACTCACCTGCTGAAAAGGGAGTTCCTCCCTTTAAAATCATTGTTCCAGTGGTTCTCTATCAGCGCGCTTCCGTAAGGACACTTTCCGGTTCGGGCAATTCGTGAATCGGAGCGTAAGCTGGCTAAATTCTCGATACGGATGTCCCATCAATGCCCGATGTTCCCGCTCCGTCTCGCCTCAATACGGTTCGCCTGAGACGAGACCATATCCGGAATCAAATCCGTGGGCCGATTCCGATGTCCCGGGCCGGCTTTGTCCATCGGGTAATTTCTGCGACCGGTTTCCCGCGGATCTCCGGCCGGTACAGGCAGCCTGCGGAGGCGCACAAGCGCAGAACATGCATTCTAATATATCAATGGGAATTTTGGGGAATCCGAACCCTGCAACCCGGCCTTTTTCCAACAGAGGAAGAGCAGAGAAAAACGGTTGCCCGATCCAAGGCGGAGGTAAGTACCCCCGCTTTTCTTTATGCCGAAATAACCGATCGCGTTGTCGCCAGGATTTCAGTGAAGGGGGAAAGTTAGGAGCCGATGACTTGTGCCAACAAAAAACAGGAAGTATTACGAAGCCCTGTTTCGCTCGTATTCAGATTTAGTAACGCTTGGCCAATTTCAAAAGATGAATTCCATTTATTTTACCATTGTTGTTCTGCTTTTCCGGCTATACATCAAAGATAGAAATTACAAACAGCAAATTAATATTTTATCTATAACACATAATAATTTAAAAGTAAATGCAAGTATTATACCAATTTACAATTCCTATGTGACGGGTTATAATTTCTTTGTGAACATGAATTCAATAAGTCAACACCCACATGGAAACAAGAGCGAACGCTGTTTCAGCAATGTGTAATTTAGATTTTCTCGCAGATACGGACCTGATTTATGCGGCGAAGTCGTGAAGCTGAATCATTGTGATTACATAGAAATCGATTGGCGGGGGGCGTCGGGTATTGGAAGCTTTAGAAAATGAACTGTATATTGATATTCAGGAAAAGAGCCGCAAAAAAATTCTTGAGGTTTTTGAATTGGCCAGAGCGATCCAACTGCCGGTGGTCGATCGGAAAAAGGTAGTGGGCATTTTGGATAGTTCTACCCTCAATGCCAGTTTTTACTCCTTCTTTTATAAAGAAAGTGTTTCGTATAGCATAGACAGATTTGTTTACGATTATCGTCAATCGATCAAAATCGATATCTTGCCACGTGAGAGGGATAAGTTCTCCTCTCCTTAATCCTGCAAACATCATAATTATTGCGGACAAGCGAGCTCTGTGAGGGGTTTTAAGAATCCATTGTTGTTCCTCATTTGTTAAGGCTCTCCTGCGCCTTTGAGGAGCTCTGCGAGGGATTTCACGACCTTTAGCTGAATTTTTACATGATACATCGTTCTCGATAGCCATTTCAAAGATAGCAGAGGCAGTGTTTCGAATGTCCTTTAAGGTTTTTTTCGCCATTGGCTTTTTAGTTACTGGATTTTCTTGAGCTAAAGATGTAAGCATTGCATCAATACTACGAGGCTTTATTTCCAATATGCTATCATTCCCGAGAAACTCGTAAATGTGTTTAAGCTGACATCTGAGATTCATTGCTTGACGAATTGATACACGACCTTGCCTGTATAGATACAATTGTTCGCCCCAATAGCGAAATGTTACGGAATCATTTGCGTCATTCATTCAAAAACCTTCTCTAATAATGTGATGTATTCGCTCGCGAGCATTCAATAGTACTAATATAGCACATTGTCAAACAATTGCATACGGAAATTTCAAAGCTATCCTTTAGGGACGGCTTTTATTATGCCTCAAATAAAAAAGGAGCTGAAAAGCATGAAAAAACTTACCATGTCAAGAGCACGCCAACTGATTGAACGGGAGTTAGGAATTAAAGCAAAAGAGCTTACTACTCCGGAGAGCATGAACAGGAACCCGGAGTTTCCCTGGTATGAGTTGCACGCCGGCAGTCAAACAATCACGGTCAGCACTTCCGGTTACGGCTCTAACACAAAAGGCAGCGAATTAATCAATCTTTCCGTTACTCATGACAACAGCCTGTCTTATATTAGCGAATACTTTTACACTGACACGCTGGAGTACTGCGATGAATACACCCAAAAGAGAAAATATGAAGTCCTCTGCGAAAAAATGGGGATCTCCGACAATGACCCGAAATACAAACGTTTAGGTGCTGAAGCATCCGATGCCATATTTCGCCATTATCATCAGCCGAAGCAACATTCCCAGTATAAGCCTCTAGCTTTAACCGCCGGTACTCTGCTGCATATAAATAATAATGCAGCAATATATAACACATACTCCAAGTTTTTCGATTTCAATCCTCACTTTCAGGCATTTGCTTCTCAATTCGTATCTGGTGAATTACCTCCAAGAGGAACAACCTTCAAATATGTTGGTTACGGGAAACATGAAAAGACGTCTGATGCGATCTTTGTTCTTCAAGATATAAAAACAGGCCATGTGTATCTTTATAATGCGGCGGGCTGCGAAAAAGATATAATCATTCTCAATGACGCGGAAACGCATAGTAACAGCACTGATTTAAAGAGCCGATTAAAAGAGGCCAGCAGGGACACAGACGGAAAGTCTGATCATGGATACCGAAAACACCACTCTGATTTAATGTTGTAGGAGGGTCTACAATTATGGAAAAGGAAGAATTTCAGAAAGCGTTTGTTCTTGCCTGCCGTTTTCTTTCTGATACAATCGGCTGCCCCAAAATCTATACCGAAGAAGAGGATATTCAGGGCTGTACTTCCGATGGCGAGAATTGCGAGAAAGAAGATCAATGGGAATGCTGGCAACATTATTTTTTGGAGCGCGTATCCACAGAGGAGGTTTGCCGGATCTGCGGCTGCACTCAGGACAATGCCTGTCCTGGTGGCTGCTGGTGGATCAAAGAGGACCTGTGCAGCTCCTGTTATGAAAAATTGAAATCACAATCAGCTTCTTGATTTATTTGTCATGGAAGATTATAATGAAATGCACACGGGAGGTATGGACATGGGAAACGAAGAAATGCTCGCTGCGATTAAGAAAATGTTTGTTGAAGAGCGCGCGATTACAGATACCAAGCTGGAGGCTATGCAGAAAGCTACGGATTCCAAGCTGGAGTCCATGCAAGCAGATACGGACAGCAAGTTTGAGGCTATGCAGAAAGCCACAGACGCGAAGATCGAGGCCGCTCAGAAAGAAACCATCCAGCAAATTAAGGCCCTCTTGGAAAACGGAGTCGAAAAGCAGATCCAGCTTTTGGCGGAAGGTCATGCGCAGATCCTTGCCCGGCTGCCCGATGCAGAAGAGCAGGGAGAAATCAAAGCCCGCGTCACTACGCTGGAACATGTCGTTTCCGATCATACACGGCAGATTAACGAACTACGTCAGGCCCAATAAGGCTTAAATACATACACCATCAGGGCAGTCGGATATCCCGGCTGCTTTTTTGATGCCATTGACAAACTTTTCCAAAAGAGTTATTTTATGAATGGAGGGAATCTTATGAAAAATTTATCGCCTAAAGTAAAAAGGGCTGTTATGTTCGTAGGCATTGGCCTGGTATGTGTCGGTTGCCTGTCTTTGGTCATGATTCACGCCAATGCCGGGGAAGAGACAGAATCAGCGTCCAGTGAATCCAGCGCGGAAATCATCCTCGGAACGCCGAATCCGGTTTCCATTCCAGAGATCAGTTCGGAAGCCGGAACCGGTTCCGCTTTTGCGCCGTCTTCCGGTGCTCAGGCCAGCGCGCCGCTGACGACCGTCTCAAAGCCGACGTCCACGCCGTCGAAACCGGCGCCGCCCGCAAGCTCGGCTCTAACCGATAAAAGCAAAAAGCCGACCTACTCCAGCAAGCCGACCGCTTCAAAAAGCACCACCACAAAGCAAAAATCAGCTGCTGGATATAGCGACCCTGTGTTCGGGAACCAGGTTGGAACCGGAGGGCAAGCAATCAGCGTACCTGATTACGGCGGCGATATTCACAAGCAGGTCGGAACTATGGATTAATTTTCAGAAGGTAAT
This window contains:
- a CDS encoding GntR family transcriptional regulator yields the protein MEKGEPVSTSQPLYLQIYTILKKRIFDENYGEGAFLPSERELSEEFQVERATVRRSLKLLSDENLIRKIPGTGSKILFPSPNSSLPKTIDTDWISFVLPGNSVTKISEPFMALLFNDLETECRKLGYSLFYTNATSYENLPALIREHGVKTVIWVSDVERSILDLAYKNKINSIVFGNEYKHFPSIAVDYFGGSQIALRHLIENGHQKIALINGIPNYYTARMRLDGYYTAMLRNKQPIVQDYVVNGDWGFESGYSCMRRLLALSAPPTAVFAANDMMGLGALKAATDLGLSVPEDVSIIGGDNIKQSQYSSPTLTTVGPSIPQLAALLAQYAVASEQNSPAEKGVPPFKIIVPVVLYQRASVRTLSGSGNS
- a CDS encoding tripartite tricarboxylate transporter TctB family protein, giving the protein MKSLKKVFSADILFGTFILGICVWFFIMGTQLETAAVAGRMDAGFFPRMLAVIIGCMAAALIVISAVHPKNYFAVNSDRENLKKFWGTVLMFGVYVMLWKYVHFIIITEIFLLGMCWLLKIGKKFAVIYSTILSVGLFYLFASVFKIILN
- a CDS encoding Bug family tripartite tricarboxylate transporter substrate binding protein, producing MKRFLTVLLAAGMVALSACSSAGGSSTSAGNASSNAPASKGNYPSKQINLIIQAAAGGESDSTGRLIAQTMEQKLGVPVVCSNKTGASGAVAFQYVRTQKADGYTIGICPAEISMVHALGLSDVQPSDMDFLGGACETPSAIIVSGKAPYKTLKEFVEYCKANPGKVVDATSGAGSTMHVGSEVFAQKAGIQFSYTPYDGSGPALTAVMGRHADVAVIGVMAASAGVTSGDLKVLAILGDERSTAYPDIPTAKEQGFDVTYTTWVGFYAPKGLPADIKSALETAVKAGVEAQPYTKFAKERGLTVKYRSADEFTEFVDGNFKTYEEMIPKLGIK
- a CDS encoding HIT family protein; amino-acid sequence: MDCFYCERGQKLNDLMMPVCNLKVSTVYLVRNQNFPGRCAVVYQDHKTELFQLTPEQRHDFTDDVAVVSQAVCELFHADKINYGIFGDGVPHLHCHVVPKRKGEFCWGGMFDMNGNPDNFDDTELRARAELIRKQIEKLSSK
- a CDS encoding tripartite tricarboxylate transporter permease, coding for MDWINAIISCFQPMVLLYLIIGTVAGYIIGVLPGLSATMGVALLTPLTFWLPADQGFAMLIGVFNSGIFSGGISAVLINTPGTPASIATTFDGYSMTQQGKPGLALGLNTIFSCIGGWLGTLILIFVAFPLAHFALQFGPAEFFALALFGLTMMVSVSQQSILKGVMTGLLGMLIGTIGSDPMFATPRFTMGLVDLMDGISFIPVMIGLFGLGEVLSQIYNGEHREKVEKLKSMGRVVPTWQEFKRCIPGAVIITTVISVIVGAIPGTGGDIAGIIGWDQSRKISKHPEEFGHGSIEGVAASCLANNACMGGALVTMMTLGVPGESITAVLLGSLMMYGMNPGPTLFTDNRQFVLTFMALMMLAYVVILVVGLVTAKYSTALLNIPNEIIWITVIILCAIGAYAMNSSYTDLFIMAVSGLAGFLFRKMDVPLGPIILGLLLGEMAESNFRRAIPLGGYGIFFTKPISLILILLAVFTLVSAITKQIKEKNKKPAEANT